Genomic window (Candidatus Obscuribacterales bacterium):
ATGGAGGTGGACTCCGTTCCATGGAGCTGCCAGGTTTCAACTCCGCTCAACCCTCTTCTGATCAGGATTGGAGCATAGAGCGACCTTGAAAGGCTTGTCAATCGTTATGTCCTTCCACGGAGCGATCGCTTGATGAATTAGAGCGATCGCCCCTGACATAAGGCGATCGGCGAGCCAGGATGTCCTAACAACAACAGCTTGAGCGTTAATCTATGTGGCGATAGCCATTGGGCAAAACCGTCAGACGGTCAATGTTGGCATCCTTGAGAACTGCTGCCTGGGCGCGGAAAAGATTGCAGTCTATCAACTGGGTTTCTTTGAACATCGCGGCTGAAAGATTGGAGTTGGACAGATCAACGCGCTTGAGCTGAGCATGGCTGAGATCGGCGGAGCGTAGGTCAGCCCCTTGGAGCGAGATGCGTTGGAACAGCGTGTTCCAACAGGTGGCATAGCAAAGATTAGCTCGATTCATCAAACTGTCTTGGCAGTCTGCCTCAGAAAGATCGACGGATTGCAGCTTGGCGTGGCTCAGATCAGCATGGTGCAACCGCGCGCCGCTAAGATTGGCTCTGCTAAGATTGATGTAAGGTAAATAGGCATGGCTCAGATCGCTGCCTTCGAGGTTAATGCCCGGAAGTTCCCCTTCAAAGAGATGGGCTCCACTTAAGTCTACGTTTTTGAACTCTCGCCGCCCGGCAGCATAGTCACGATAGAGATCGTCAACACTAATCCTTTGCATCACAATATTCGTCACGTCATACCCCAATGCCGCACTGGCATGGAGACCTGGCAACCGCATAAGTATTTATGCTTATTAAATTATGTTACGTGAGGCTTAACGTCTTCTGGGCATCACTTAACGGTTTTTTTAGAATTTGCCTTGATTCAGAGACATCTGAGAATTTTTTGATAATGTTCCTGATGCTGGGGGGGTGTCCTGTAAGAAATGAGTGGTAGATGCACCCTGATTGATTCATCCCTAGGCAACCCCTAGGGATTTTTTTTTTGCTTGTTGGTTTTCTTTGCGGTTGATATTGGGTGATCGCTCCTCGCCAGACTCACAAGGAATAGGGCATCACAACAGCGATTCAAGTTGTTCGAGTAATCGGGCAATCTTTTTCTGGCTGGCTGGATCTGACCAAGCCGGCGATCGCTTGCCTCGGGTATAAATCTGCTTCAGGCGCTGTTGCAGATTGCTAGCTGAGTTGGTAGCTGAGTCGGTGGCTGGGTCAGTAGCTGAGGAGGATTTAGGAGGTGGAGAGGCAGTTTGTTGGCGAATGCGATCGCGAATTTGGCTGAGGGAGAGATGGTCTTGGATGGCTGTAGCCAGGAGCGATCGCCGCTGGGATTCGTCTTTTACACGGGCGATCGCCATAGCTTTGGTGTAGGCCAGCTTGCCTTGGCGTAGCGCTGTGAGAATGTGCTCATCTAAATTCAGCAGGGGCAGACGATTGCAGGTGAAGGATAGCCAGCTCATGCGCCCCAGCTCGTCAAAGATGGCTTGAATGGTTTGGGCTAGCTCTATATCCAGCGCAGGAATAACGTTATTCCTAGATGTTGATGCTGGAGTTTCGTCATGGGCGATCGCGGCTGGATCGGTGGTGACGTGCGTAGGAATAACGTTATTCCTAGATGTGGTTGGCGGAGTATCGTTTACCGACAAAGAGGCGGCCGGCAGGGAGGATAGCCCAGATTTCTCGGCGGCATTCTTCATCTGATACAGCAGATTTGGCACCTCTTCTACAGGGCGATCGAGGCGAATAGCCAACAGATTCAGCAAGCTTTCCGTTTCATCGAGGGGGTTGAGATCATCTCGCTGCAGGTTTTCAATCAGGGAAATGTGAAGGGCTTCACTGTCCGACAGTTCACGAATGACTACCGGCACATCGGTCAGTCCTGCCGTTTGGGCTGCTCGATAGCGCCGTTCTCCAGCAATCAGTTCATAGGGTTTTGTCGCGTGGTGGGCGCTGGGGCGGACAATCAGCGGCTCTAAAATGCCATGGAGCTGCACAGAGCGCGTTAACTGCGCCTGCTTGTCTGGATCAAAATAGCGGCGGGGTTGGGGAGTGATTTGAATATCAGCGATCGCTACAAATTCTGCTGCCGCGATCGCTGCATCGTGGAAGAGATCATTCAGGGGATTGATAGGAGTGACATCTAAGCCATAGGGGCGATCGCGTTTTCGAGTCATTCGGTAAACGTAGGGTTAGATACTAGATGTTGGATACTAGACGTTGAACGTAGGACGCTGACGGCCCTAATTGCCGATCGTGAATTCACAGCAATTTTTCGACATGATCCACAATCGACGATAGGCTGGCGATCGCTTTATGGCGTTTGTCATAAAGCGCAAGGGGCAAACGGGCTTCCGCAGCATCGGCAAATCCGGTAGACCAAGGAATCGGATCGTAGACGGGCGCAACGGT
Coding sequences:
- a CDS encoding pentapeptide repeat-containing protein, whose protein sequence is MRLPGLHASAALGYDVTNIVMQRISVDDLYRDYAAGRREFKNVDLSGAHLFEGELPGINLEGSDLSHAYLPYINLSRANLSGARLHHADLSHAKLQSVDLSEADCQDSLMNRANLCYATCWNTLFQRISLQGADLRSADLSHAQLKRVDLSNSNLSAAMFKETQLIDCNLFRAQAAVLKDANIDRLTVLPNGYRHID
- a CDS encoding ParB/RepB/Spo0J family partition protein — translated: MTRKRDRPYGLDVTPINPLNDLFHDAAIAAAEFVAIADIQITPQPRRYFDPDKQAQLTRSVQLHGILEPLIVRPSAHHATKPYELIAGERRYRAAQTAGLTDVPVVIRELSDSEALHISLIENLQRDDLNPLDETESLLNLLAIRLDRPVEEVPNLLYQMKNAAEKSGLSSLPAASLSVNDTPPTTSRNNVIPTHVTTDPAAIAHDETPASTSRNNVIPALDIELAQTIQAIFDELGRMSWLSFTCNRLPLLNLDEHILTALRQGKLAYTKAMAIARVKDESQRRSLLATAIQDHLSLSQIRDRIRQQTASPPPKSSSATDPATDSATNSASNLQQRLKQIYTRGKRSPAWSDPASQKKIARLLEQLESLL